A genomic window from Flavobacterium lindanitolerans includes:
- a CDS encoding alanine dehydrogenase translates to MSFTPFTKQQLIPQEEKLEVARKKSDLFIGIPKESSFQERRICLTPDAVNTLTSHGHRILIEAGAGESSSYSDQEYSNAGAEITQDTKKVFNCPMVLKVEPLTLPEIEMMNSNSLVISALQIKTRKKEYFEALARKKITALAFEFIKDDDGSYPAVKSLSEIAGTGSILIAAELMINNQFGKGLLFGNITGVPPTEVVIIGAGTVAEFAARTAIGLGANVKVFDNSITKLRRLQNNLNQRIFTSTIQPKSLLKALRRCDVAIGAMKGKDRCPVVVSETMVEHMKKGAVIVDVSIDTGGCFETSEVTTHEKPTFIKNDVIHYCVPNIPSRYSKTASLSISNIITPSLLQIAEDGGIESAIRCNKGLKNGVYFYHGILTNKTIADWFDLPGSDINLIVF, encoded by the coding sequence ATGTCATTCACACCTTTCACCAAGCAGCAGTTGATTCCACAGGAGGAAAAGCTGGAAGTTGCACGCAAAAAAAGCGACCTGTTCATTGGAATCCCTAAAGAATCTTCTTTTCAGGAACGCCGAATCTGCCTGACTCCCGATGCCGTGAATACGTTAACCTCTCATGGGCACCGTATTTTGATTGAAGCCGGAGCCGGAGAAAGTTCCAGTTATAGTGACCAGGAATACAGCAATGCCGGTGCTGAAATCACACAGGATACAAAAAAAGTATTCAACTGCCCAATGGTCTTAAAGGTCGAACCATTGACATTGCCGGAGATTGAAATGATGAACAGCAATTCGCTTGTTATTTCTGCATTACAAATCAAAACCCGTAAAAAAGAATATTTTGAGGCTCTAGCCAGAAAAAAAATTACGGCACTTGCTTTTGAATTCATAAAAGATGATGACGGCTCCTATCCTGCAGTAAAATCACTAAGTGAAATTGCTGGAACCGGATCTATACTCATTGCTGCCGAATTAATGATTAATAACCAATTCGGGAAAGGGCTTCTTTTTGGTAATATTACCGGAGTACCTCCTACTGAAGTTGTCATTATAGGGGCAGGAACGGTAGCTGAATTTGCTGCAAGAACTGCCATTGGTCTTGGAGCCAACGTAAAAGTTTTTGATAACTCTATTACAAAACTACGCAGACTACAGAACAACCTGAACCAAAGAATTTTTACTTCGACCATACAGCCTAAATCTTTACTAAAAGCCTTACGCAGATGTGATGTGGCCATAGGTGCGATGAAAGGTAAAGACCGATGCCCTGTAGTGGTTTCAGAAACAATGGTCGAACATATGAAAAAAGGCGCTGTAATTGTAGATGTCAGTATTGATACCGGAGGTTGCTTTGAAACCTCGGAAGTGACCACGCATGAAAAACCTACGTTTATTAAGAATGATGTAATCCACTATTGCGTGCCCAACATACCTTCACGTTATTCTAAAACAGCTTCACTTTCCATCAGCAACATTATTACTCCTTCCCTATTACAGATTGCCGAAGATGGTGGAATTGAAAGTGCCATCCGCTGCAACAAAGGACTCAAAAACGGAGTTTACTTTTATCATGGCATACTGACCAATAAAACCATTGCAGATTGGTTTGATTTGCCGGGAAGCGACATCA
- the tsaE gene encoding tRNA (adenosine(37)-N6)-threonylcarbamoyltransferase complex ATPase subunit type 1 TsaE yields MEIQFTLDEINQVAQKILVQKPHKVILFHGDMGAGKTTMIKALSKALGVSNATSSPTFSLVNEYETDGGEIVYHFDVYRLNNESEAYDMGVDEYLYSGEWCFIEWAEKIPSLIPSEHSIITIKVEKDGKRKLTLK; encoded by the coding sequence ATGGAAATACAATTTACGCTTGATGAAATCAATCAGGTCGCTCAAAAAATATTAGTACAGAAGCCGCATAAAGTCATATTGTTTCATGGCGACATGGGAGCCGGAAAAACAACTATGATTAAGGCACTTTCCAAAGCTTTGGGAGTTTCTAACGCGACTTCAAGTCCTACATTTTCTTTAGTTAATGAATATGAAACTGATGGCGGTGAAATTGTCTATCATTTTGATGTTTATCGTTTGAATAATGAAAGTGAAGCTTATGACATGGGAGTCGATGAATATCTTTATTCCGGAGAATGGTGCTTTATTGAATGGGCTGAAAAAATTCCTAGTCTTATCCCTTCCGAACATTCGATTATTACGATAAAAGTTGAAAAGGACGGAAAAAGAAAACTGACATTAAAATAA
- a CDS encoding response regulator, translated as MDKIKILWVDDEIDLLKPHILFLEKKNYDVTTCNNGRDAIDIFEEGNFDIVFLDENMPGMSGLETLSEMKEKKTATPIIMITKSEEEYIMEEAIGSKIADYLIKPVNPNQILLSLKKNLDNTRLVSEKTTLDYQKEFRKISMELAMVNSYEDWIELYQKLLYWELELENIDDQSMFEILESQKVEANSQFGKFIERNYEDWFQQNADRPTLSHTLFKELVLPELKKKDRPILFVVIDNLRYDQWKAFESVVANHYKLEKETPFFSILPTATQYARNAIFSGLTPLEMEKKYPQYWKNDVEDGGKNLYEAEFLTEQLKRLGMNIKQDYFKITNFAGGKKLVDNFKTLKNNDLVTVVYNFVDMLSHAKTEMEVVKELASNDKAYRSLTLSWFKNSPLLEIIQQAQQLGFRLILTTDHGTINVKNPSKVIGDRNTSLNLRYKTGRSLTYEEKDVFAIKDPKSIQLPAINMSSSYIFAKNDYFLAYVNNYNHYVSYYRNTYQHGGISLEEMIIPFLVFNPK; from the coding sequence ATGGACAAAATAAAGATACTCTGGGTTGATGATGAAATTGATCTGCTTAAACCTCACATTCTGTTTCTTGAGAAAAAAAACTATGACGTAACCACTTGCAATAATGGTCGGGATGCAATAGACATCTTCGAAGAAGGCAATTTTGATATTGTTTTTCTTGATGAGAACATGCCCGGAATGAGTGGTCTGGAAACACTTTCTGAAATGAAAGAAAAAAAGACCGCCACCCCAATCATCATGATTACAAAAAGTGAGGAAGAATATATCATGGAAGAAGCCATTGGCTCCAAAATTGCAGATTATCTAATCAAACCGGTTAATCCAAATCAAATACTTCTTAGCCTTAAAAAAAATCTTGACAATACAAGACTTGTTTCTGAAAAGACCACACTGGACTACCAAAAAGAATTCAGAAAGATTTCTATGGAACTGGCTATGGTGAATTCTTATGAGGATTGGATAGAACTGTATCAAAAATTACTGTATTGGGAACTAGAACTTGAAAATATTGACGACCAGAGCATGTTTGAAATCCTGGAATCCCAAAAAGTAGAAGCCAATTCCCAATTTGGAAAGTTTATAGAACGTAATTATGAAGACTGGTTCCAACAAAATGCAGACAGGCCTACCTTATCACACACACTTTTTAAAGAATTGGTTCTTCCGGAATTAAAGAAAAAAGACCGCCCTATATTGTTTGTAGTTATCGACAACCTGCGCTATGATCAATGGAAAGCCTTTGAAAGTGTGGTTGCCAACCATTACAAACTGGAAAAAGAAACGCCTTTTTTCTCCATATTACCTACTGCAACCCAATATGCCAGAAATGCTATTTTTTCAGGATTGACGCCTTTAGAAATGGAGAAAAAGTACCCGCAATACTGGAAAAATGATGTAGAAGACGGGGGGAAAAATTTATACGAAGCTGAATTTCTTACCGAACAGTTGAAACGCCTCGGAATGAATATCAAACAGGATTATTTCAAAATCACCAATTTTGCAGGAGGAAAAAAACTGGTTGACAATTTCAAGACATTGAAAAACAACGATCTGGTTACGGTTGTTTATAATTTCGTGGATATGCTTTCGCATGCCAAAACCGAAATGGAAGTGGTAAAAGAACTGGCTTCCAATGACAAGGCCTACCGCTCTCTTACTTTGAGCTGGTTTAAAAATTCGCCTCTTTTAGAAATCATACAGCAAGCACAGCAATTAGGATTCCGCCTGATTCTGACAACGGACCACGGTACGATAAACGTAAAAAACCCATCAAAAGTAATTGGTGACAGAAATACCAGCCTGAATCTTCGTTACAAAACAGGAAGAAGCCTTACCTATGAAGAAAAAGATGTTTTTGCCATAAAAGATCCAAAAAGCATACAACTGCCTGCCATAAATATGAGCAGTTCTTATATTTTTGCAAAAAATGATTATTTCCTAGCTTATGTGAACAATTATAACCACTATGTCAGCTATTACAGAAATACCTATCAGCACGGTGGTATATCGCTGGAAGAAATGATTATTCCGTTTTTGGTATTCAACCCGAAATAG